CAACTTCCGGAAAAGAATTTTTAGAAGGTATTGAAAGAAGAGAGTCGGAGAGAACCGGAATCTCCTCTTTGAAAATTTCTTTTAATAATGTTTTTGGTTATTATATTGAAGTGCGAAATACACATAAAGATAAAGTGCCTGAAGAATGGATTCGTAAACAGACTTTGGTAAATGCCGAACGCTATATTACAGAAGAACTAAAGGAATACGAAACAAAAATTTTAGGTGCTGAAGAAAGAATTCATAAAATTGAAACTGACCTTTTTGAACATTTGGTAGCCTGGATTGCAACTTACATTAAACCCGTTCAAATGAATGCTTTTCTGATAGCGCAATTGGATTGTTTATGTTCTTTTACTCAGCTGGCCGTAGAAAATAACTATGTATGTCCTGAAATTGATGAGACGTTCGAATTGGATATCAAAAACGGAAGACATCCAGTTATCGAGAAACAATTGCCAGTTGGTACTCCTTATATTGCGAATGATGTTTATCTGGATAGGGATGTACAGCAGGTTATTATGATTACAGGTCCAAATATGTCCGGTAAATCGGCCATTTTGAGGCAAACGGCGCTAATTGTGCTTCTGGCTCAAATGGGGAGTTTTGTGCCTGCAGACAGCGTGAGAATGGGAATTGTAGATAAAATTTTTACCAGAGTTGGAGCTTCGGATAATATTTCAATGGGTGAATCTACTTTTATGGTAGAGATGAATGAAACTGCTTCGATCCTGAACAATATCTCAGACAGAAGTTTGGTTTTATTGGATGAAATCGGGCGCGGAACGAGTACTTATGACGGAATTTCGATTGCCTGGGCTATTGCCGAATTTTTACACGAGCACCCGGGCAGGGCTAAGACATTGTTTGCTACGCATTATCATGAGTTAAATGAAATGACAGAATCGCTGCCAAGGATTCAGAATTACAATGTTGCAGTGAAAGAATTAAAAGATACGGTTCTTTTTATTCGTAAACTCGTAAAAGGAGGTAGCGCACATAGTTTTGGTATTCATGTAGCAAAAATGGCCGGGATGCCGCAACTGGTTATTTCGAAGGCACAAAAACTTCTGAAAAAACTGGAGAAAAACCACTCCAGCGATGCCTTAAACGGAATCAAATCTGCAAATGATGAAATGCAGATGAGTTTCTTTAATCTGGATGATCCTTTATTGGAAGAGATAAAAGAAGAGATTATGAGTCTTGATATAAATGCGATTACTCCGGTTGAAGCATTAATGAAGCTGAATGAGATTAAGCGAATGCTGGTTAAGAAATAATTTCAGATTTAAAGTTTAGGTTATCAGAAAGTTATAAAATAAGTGTGATTTTTTTTGAAAAAAGGCTTGTTTAATTGAATAAATGTCCTAAATTTGCACTCGCAATACAGAACAAGTGTTGCTGTTCTTAATAAAATTTGAAACGCGAAAATAGCTCAGTTGGTAGAGCGCGACCTTGCCAAGGTCGAGGTCGCGGGTTCGAGCCCCGTTTTTCGCTCAAAACCATACAATGACCGGATGGTGTTATGTTTAATTAATTTTTCTAAAAAATTAGCTAAAAAACATTAAAAAAGTATTGCTCGGATGGTGAAATTGGTAGACACGCTGGACTTAAAATCCAGTGAACAGCAATGTTCGTGCGGGTTCAAGTCCCGCTCTGAGTACTAAAGCCTCTTCTTTTGAAGGGGCTTTTTTTATGCTGCAAACTTGCAGGTAATAAATTTACGAAGTAAATTTATGTAAGAGAGTTTTAAAATCTGAAATCAATAATCTAAATTTTATAAATGGGTGCTTTTGTAATTAGCAGGCGGTTTAATGATGAATATAAATTTGTGTTTACTTCCAGAAAAGGAAAGGTGATATTTACAAGTTTGAGTTATGAGTTAAAGTTTGAATGTGAAGAGGATATTGAGAAGTTCAAACTAAATACTGAGCAGGCTAAGTTTTTAAAATTTAAGGGCTCTGGAGGTAAGTATTTCTTTAAATTGATGTTAGGGGATGTTCATTTTGCAACAAGCCGAAAATACACCACAGAATTGCTTTTGCAGAAAGGGATAAAAGAGATTGTTTTGTATGCTTCAAAAGCAGAGATTTTAGATTTTTCTTCGAATGAATCTATTTTTGAAGACGAGGTAGTAATGGAGGTTATGGAAGAGGAATAAAAAAAGCGTTTGTTAAACAAACGCTTTTTTTATATCAAATATTTAGGATTTGATCAAAAAAAAACCATCTCTTGGATGGTTTTAAAATTTTTAGAACTTAGTTCTAATTATTTTTTTACTTCTTTAGCAGCTTCTTCAACTTTTGCAGCAGCAGAATCAACAGTTGCAGCAGCAGAATCAACAGTTGCAGCAGCAGAATCAACTACAGCAGCAGCAGAATCAACAGCTACAGCTGAAGAATCAGTAGCAGTAGCATCAGCAGCAGCGTCAGCTTTTTTACAAGATACAACAGTTAAAACAGCAACAACAGCTAAACTTAAAAATACTTTTTTCATCTTACTTTATTATAAAAGGTTAATTATTAATTCGAGGCAAAGATATAAATTTTTTAATACGTAAAATATTTTTTTATTTTTTTTTTAAAATATTTTCCTTTGTCACTCGATGGTTTTATTTATCAAATAATATGCCACAAGTGTTGTTTTTTGATTATTTGTTGAATTTTTTGTAAATTTTGTTTTTTAATGAAGATTATGAAACCTTTTCTGCGTTTTGGATGTTAGTCATTGCAATTTGTTTGGTATTTGCTAATTATTTTTTATTGTTTAAAATCATCTGTAATGCTTTTAAATAGTATAATCGAACAGTAAATTTACTCTAAATGTTAGGAGATGGTATTTATAATTGTACTTGTTGCTCCTTTATTGTTCTGTATGTAGGATCTGCAAATTTTACCTTTTTCGCTTAGGAAATTTTGATCAGAAAGTAAACCGTCAAAGATTTGTTTTAATTCTTCTTTATCTGAAACAACCATACATCCGCCAAGGTTCACCAATTCAATAGCTTCAGCAAATTTCGAATAATTGGGTCCAATAACAATTGGAATTCCAAATGTTGCCGGTTCTAAGATATTGTGGATACCAGGATTTCCAAAACCGCCACCCACATAAGCGATAGTTCCATAGCTGTAAATTTTAGTTAATAAACCAACTGTGTCAATTATGAAAACATTGTAATCAGCTAAATTTTTGTTTTCCTTTTCAGAAAATAAAACGGTTTGTTTTGTAATGGCTTTTTTTAGATTTTCAATTTGTTCTGCTTTTATATTGTGAGGGGCTATGATGAATTTTACACTTGTAGCTGCCTTGTTGATATATTCAATTAATATTGTCTCATCTTTTGCCCAGGAACTTCCAATAATTATTGTTGGCTGATTGTTTTTGAATGCCTCAACAAATTCAAGTGAATTGTCTCTTTCTAAAATAGCATTTACCCTGTCAAATCGGGTGTCACCTGAAACAATTACGTTTTGAAACCCAATCGTCTCAATTTTTACTTTAGAATTTTCGTTCTGAACGAAAAAGTAAGTAAAAGTTTCCAGCGCTTTTCTGTAAAACCCGCCATACCATTTAAAGAACATTTGATTGTCTCTAAAGATTCCTGAAATCAGATAAGTAGGTGTTTTTAATTTTTTTAGTTCGTTTAAGTAATTAAGCCAGAATTCGTACTTTATAAAGAATGCGAATTCTGGATGAACTAATTTTAAAAACTGTTTTGCGTTACTCTTTGTGTCCAGAGGAAGGTATATGGTTATATCAGCGACATTATTGTTTTTTCGGACTTCATAACCTGAAGGTGAAAAAAAGGTAACAATGATTTTATGTGCCGGATATTTCTCTTTGATTTTTTCAATAACAGGAAGGCCTTGCTCGTATTCACCTAATGAAGCCGAATGAAACCAGATTGTTTTGTCTTCAGGATTTATTTTTTCTTTTAAAAGTGCAAAAACATTTTTTCGGCCATCAACAAACAGTTTCATTTTAGGGCTGAAAAGTGCTGCTATTTTAAGGAAAAAGCCAGTAATTATAATGATTAAATTGTATAGAAAAAGCATCTGTTTAATTTTGGTGCTAAAATACGTTTCTTTCAACTATTTTCATTGTTTGAAGGTATAAATAACTATTTTTGCGGTTCGTTTTAAAGATTTTGGTGTAAATCCGAATCTTCAGATTTAAATAAGAAGATAAATGAAAAAAATTCAAATGGTTGACTTGAAAGGTCAATACGAAAAGATAAAATCTACTGTTGATGCTTCGATTCAGGAAGTTTTAGATACGAATACTTATATAAATGGCCCTTTGGTTCATCAGTTTCAGAAAAATCTTGAAGATTACTTAGGGGTAAAACATGTTATTCCCTGTGCCAATGGAACCGATGCTTTGCAAATTGCGATGATGGGACTCGATCTAAAACCAGGCGACGAAGTAATTACTGCCGATTTTACATTTGCAGCGACTGTTGAGGTTATTGCGTTACTGCAATTGACTCCGGTTTTGGTGGATGTTGATTTGCATAATATGAATATTGATATTGATGCTGTTAAAAAAGCCATCACACCAAAAACAAAAGCAATTGTTCCGGTTCATTTATTCGGACGTGCCGCTAATATGGATGCGATTATGGAAATTGCGGCAGAACATAATTTGTATGTGATTGAAGATAATGCACAGGCAATAGGGGCTGATTATATTTCGAAATCAGGCGCAAAAAGCAAAGTAGGAGCTATTGGTCATGTTGCAGCAACATCATTTTTTCCGTCTAAAAACTTAGGCTGCTACGGAGACGGAGGAGCAATTTTTACAAATGACGATAAATTAGCGCACATTATCCGTGGAATTGTAAATCACGGAATGTACGAACGCTACCATCATGATGTCGTGGGGGTTAATTCACGTTTGGATAGTATTCAGGCGGGGGTTTTAAATGCAAAACTGCCTCTTTTGGATGAATACAATGCGGCACGACGTTTAGCAGCAAGTAAATATAATGCAGCGTTTGCCGGAAATGAGAAGATTGTTGCACCTGAATTTGATGCAAACGAAAATAATCACGTTTTTCATCAATATGTGTTAAGAATTTTAAATGCAGACCGAAATGCACTGATGCAGCATTTGTTGGACAAAGGGATTCCATGCGCAATCTATTATCCGATTCCATTACATTCTCAGAAAGCTTATGCTGATTCACGTTATAAAGAAGAACAATTTCCAGTAACGAATCAATTGGTAAAAGAGGTAATCGCATTACCAATGCACACTGAACTTGATGATGAGCAAATTAAATTTATTACGGATTCTGTTTTAGAATTTCTGGCTAAATAATTTTAATTTTTTAAAATAAGTGAAACCCAAATCGGCTTTTTAGATGATTTGGGTTTTTTGCTTTTAATCTACTTTCTTAAATACCAAAAGTTTTCCTGAAGGGCTGGAAAGTGAAAGCCGGTTGTTTTTAATCGAATAACTGGTAGTACTTTGGAGTGCTTTAATAAACTTGTCTTCTTTGTTGTTTTTTTCCGGACACGCCATTAAAGTTGAAACGATGTTGTTGAATCTGAGTAAGTCTTTTTCAAAAAACAAACTTCCGCTAATTGAGTTACAACCGCTAAATCCAATAAATCTGTTTTCTTCTGCATAAATCTCAAGTCGGGGTAATTCTTTTTGAAAATCTGCTGCAAAAACTTTATTTCCTTTTAACTCTTCTAAAACCCAAATGTCATGTAGGCGATAATCCGTAATGTATTTTCCACATCCTTCTATTTTTTGAAACGTGGTTTCTGTACTATTCTTGATTTCAATAGAAACTTTATAAGGAGAAATTATAGCAGACATAGAATTCTGACATTCAATTTGCTGTATAGAAACTATAATACTTGATTCTCCATTGCTGGCTTTGTATGTTTTAATATTAGCATCCATAGTTTTTATTGGCTTAACCGATGAAAAACTTAGGTTTTCTTTTCCCTGTATTAATGACGTGAATAAAATTTTTTCTCTGCCAATTTTTAATTCCCAAAAAGGTTCGTTACCGTTTGTTTTAAAATAATTTGTAAAATCTTCTTCTAATGAGTTTGCATAAGCGGTATCTGAATTTGAATCTTTAGGGAGTGCGGATTTACAGCTATATAAGAAACAGAATGCGATAAATATATTGAAGTACTTTTTCATAAGACGTGATTTAGATTCATAAAGGTTTTGCTAAACTATGCTAAGTACTAAATATTTGTATGACGGCATATACTCAAATTTAATAAAAATGATATAGATAAACATTTATTAAATGTTTATAAGCTGATAAATCCGTTTACTTATGTGATGTACGGTAAACTACGTATTTAGAAAAATTCTATTTAATAAAAAAATACGTAAATAAGTATTTATATATAAGTATTTATACTTATATTTGCGTAGTAATACTTAATTAAAGAAATCATGATTAAAGTAATAGTAGTTGGAAACGGGATGGTAGGTTATAAATTCTGTGAAAAATTTATAGCAAAATCGGGACAGGAGAATTATCAGATTACCGTATTTGGGGAAGAGCCAAGACGTGCTTATGATCGTGTTCACTTAAGTGAATACTTTGGAGGTAAGACGGCTGATGATTTGTCGTTGTCAACAAGTGAATGGTACGCAGATAATAATATTACTTTAAATACTTCTGAATTAGTTACTGATATTAACAGAGAAGAAAAAACAATTCATACGCATTTAGAAAAAACGCATAAGTACGACTACTTAGTCCTTGCAACCGGATCGTCAGCTTTTGTTCCTCCAATTGACGGAGTAGAAAAAGAAGGTGTTTTTGTATACCGTACCATTGAGGATCTTGATGCAATTATGTCGTATGCTAAAAAAATAAAACAAAAAGGTGCTACTGAAGCTGCTGTTTTAGGGGGAGGTTTGTTAGGTCTGGAAGCTGCAAAAGCGGTTCGTGATTTAGGACTGAATCCTCATGTTGTGGAATTTGCTCCGCGTTTGATGCCAAGACAATTGGACAAAGGTGCCAGTGATATGCTGCAGTCAAAAATTGAAGAACTAAATATTGGAATTCATCTTAATAAAGCTACTCAGTATATTGATGGAAAAGAACGCATAACGGGAATGATGTTTGCCGATGATGAGTTGTTAAAAGTGGATATGTTGGTTATTTCTGCCGGAATCAAACCGCGTGATGAGCTGGCAAGAGTTTCGGGACTTGAAGTTGGTTTGCGTGGCGGAGTTGTGGTAAACAATCAAATGCAGACATCAGATCCTTCTATTTTTGCTATCGGAGAGGTGGCGCTTTATAATCAAAATATTTATGGTCTTGTTGCTCCTGGTTATGAAATGGCCGATGTTGCTGCAGAACAAATCTTAAATGGTTCTGGTTCTAAAACCATGAGAGAAACCATCGATATGTCGACACAATTGAAATTAATTGGTGTTGAAGTGGCGAGTTTTGGTGATCCTTTTATTGAAAATGATGAGGTAACCGCTATTATTTATGAAAATAAATTATCAGGAATTTATAAAAGAATCAATGTAACTAAAGATTCTAAAACCTTATTAGGCGGAATTTTAGTGGGTGATTCAAGTGATTATAATTCGCTTTTCCAGATTTATAACAATGCAATGGCGCTGCCTAAAAACCCTGAAGATTTGATTTTAGGATCAAGAGATGGTTCTGAAAGCTCAGCCGTAGGTGCAATGGATTTACCTGATACTGCTGTAATTTGTTCTTGTGAAAATGTAACTAAAGGCGCCATCTGCTGTTCTATTTTAGATGAAACCTGTTCCAGTTTTTCAGATGTTGTAAAACTGACCAAAGCGACTTCAGGTTGTGGAGGATGTAAGCCAATGGTTTCTGATTTGGTAAAAGCAGCTCAGAAATCTATGGGTAAAGAAGTAAAAGATGTGATCTGCGAACACTTCAACTATACACGTCAGGAGTTGTTTGATTTAGTTAAAATAAATAAATACAATAATTTTTATGATGTAATCGATCATCACGGAAAAGGTGATGGGTGTGAGGTTTGTAAGCCTGTAATTGCTTCGATTTTCTCAAGTATTTACAACGATACGGCAAATAAACACGTTACGACTCAGGATACAAACGACAGATTTTTGGCTAACATTCAAAGAAACGGAACTTATTCTGTGGTGCCAAGAGTTGCCGGAGGAGAAATTACGGCTGAGAAATTAATCGTAATTGGAGAGGTTGCTAAACAATTTGATTTGTATACCAAAATTACTGGAGCACAGCGTGTCGATTTATTTGGGGCACATTTAGATGATCTTCCTAAAATATGGAAAGTATTAATCGACAATGGTTTTGAAAGTGGCCACGCTTATGGAAAATCATTAAGAGCTGTAAAAAGCTGTGTCGGAAACGCATGGTGTCGTTACGGAATGGACGATAGTGCCGGTTTTGCCATCGAATTAGAAAACAGATACAAAGGAATTCGTTCTCCGCATAAATTAAAAGGAGGTGTATCTGCTTGTATTCGTGAATGTGCCGAGGCCCGTGGAAAAGATTTTGGTTTAATTGCTGTAGAAGGTGGCTGGAACCTGTATATTGCCGGAAACGGTGGAGCCAATCCAAAACATGCAGTTTTACTGGCTGAGCAAATTGACAAAGAAACAGTTATTAAATATATGGACCGCTTTTTAATGTACTATATCCGTACTGCCGGTCCGCTAATCAGAACATCAACCTGGCTGGAGAAACTGGACGGAGGTTTGGATTACTTAAAAGAAGTAATTATCGAAGACAGTTTAGGTATATGCGAAACTTTAGAAGCTGAAATGCAGACTTTGGTGAATACATTTGAATGTGAGTGGAAACAGGTTCTTGAAAAACCAAGATTGCTGAAACGCTTCAGTCACTTTGTAAACTCAGATGAAAAAGATGATAATATTGCTTTTGTTCCTTTAAGAGATCAAAAAATGCCAAAAGCATGGTCATAATATTTAACGCATAGAAACATAGATTTTATAAACTCAAAAAGACATTTATTATACAAATAGCTATTATCAGAAACCACTTTCTTTTGAGTTCTTTTCCAATAATTAAAATCTATGTTTCTGTGTGTTTAAAAAAGTTTAAAAAACAGAATTAACGATTGCTGTCCTCTTACCCTCTTTTTTACTGCACCATCAAACTCTCTTGATTGTAAAGGGAGGGATAAGAACACAGACTATAAATACAACCAAAATGGAAGAAATTTTAAACCAATACGAAACTGTGCATCCAAGTGATGCCAAAATATGGTTCAAAGCCGGCAATGTGAGCGATTTTCCAACTAACCGTGGCGGTTGCATCAAATACAAAAACAAACAAATTGCCGTTTTTAATTTTGCACGCCGAAATGAATGGTATGCTTGTCAAAACGCTTGTCCGCATAAAATGGAAATGGTATTGTCAAGAGGGATGACTGGATCTGCTGATGATATTCCTAAAATTGCCTGTCCAATGCATAAAAAAACGTTTTCATTAGTTGATGGTTCCAACCTGAATGGCGATGATTTAAAAATTGCAACCTATCCGGTTAAAATTGTTGAAGACGAAGTATTCGTTGGCTTTTTAGATTAATTATGTATATTTGAAAATATATTTTCAATAAAAATGAATACACCTTTTCAGAAAGCAAGTGAGTGGATTGATGCCGAAAATGCCCAGGACCCAAATATAGAAGTTGATCACAATACTGAATATCCAAAAGAGCTTTTATACTCAAACAGGATGTACGAAAAACTGATGCAGTTTTGTCCTGAAGCTTCAGAAGAGGTTCAGATTGCTTCAAAAGCGCAGCACATCTGCCGATGGAAAGTTGCCCGCGAATCCTATCCAATGGATCGTGTAGGGTATTTGAGATGGAGAGAAGACCTGAAAAAATTTCATGCCAAAACTACTGCTGAAATTCTCGAAAGAGCGGGATATGAGCAAACTTTTATTGATCGTGTTTCCTTTTTAATTGAAAAAAAATTACTTAAAAAAGATGCTGAAACCCAATTGCTGGAAGATGTAATTTGTCTGGTATTCTTAGATTATTACTTAGAGCCGTTTGTTGAAAAGCATGATGATGAAAAACTAAAAAATATCATCAAAAAAACCTGGGATAAAATGTCTGAAAGAGGACATCAGGAAGCCTTAAAAATCAACTACTCCGAAGAGAACTTAAAATTGATAAAAGCATCTTTGGGATTATAATCTGATTTTATAAAATGAGCGGAAGCAAATTCCATTTCCGCTATAACAAACAGAAGCTTCGAATGAAAAAAGGCAGTCAGGAAGTAGCGGAAAAAATTACTTTCAAAAATCTACGACGTTTGTATTTTTTTGCACTCTGGACTATTGCTATAACCATTATTTTAAGTCAGCTTTTAATTCAGTACAACTTAAAACAGCAGCTCAGCGATTCTAAAATCATCAATATTTCAGGAAAGCAAAGAATGCTGAGCCAGCGGATTACCAAAGAAATTTTAATTTTAAATTTTGTTTCGGATACTTCTCCAAAGAAAGAAATTGCACATGTACGAAATGTTTTAGCACTTTGGAAAACCAATCAGAGTGCATTAGAAAATGGCAGTGACAGCCTTGCTTTTCCGAAAGAAAAAAGTGAAGCCCTTTCTAAGTTATATGCAGAAATAAAACCGAGCTTCAATACTATAGTAGAGTCGGTGAATCTGTTTCTTTTAAATCTGGAACAAAAAAAGAACAGCTACGATAATCAAAAACTGGTACAGGAAATTCTAAAAAACGAAGGAATCTTTCTTTCGAAAATGAATGAAATTGTAACCCAATACGATAAAGAAGCACATGAAAAAGTAACAGAACAGCGCAAAACGGAATATTGGATTTTCGGATTTACATTGCTGGTCCTGATTCTGGAATTCTTTTTTATCTTTAAGCCTACCAACAAAAAAATTGAAAAACTTATAGCTAAACTTTTATCTTCTGAAAAGAAGGCCTTAAAGCTTGCTTATGATACTGAAATCATCAGCGAGATAAAGGAAAACTCTGTAAAAGAGCTGAAATCGCTGAATTATGCGATGGAAAACACCCTTCTTTATTGCCGTATTGCACCCGACGGCTCTATCATTCACGTAGGTGAAAAATTTGCCAAACTTTTAAATTATACCAAATTTTCTTCGAATAAAACTTTTTCACAGGTTTTAACGACTGATGAAAAAGAACAGCGCAATATCGACCGTATTATTTTTGAAAAACAAAGAAGCGGCTGGCAGGGCGAAATCAAAATTCACAGCCGGGAAGATCAGACGATTTGGCTGGATTTATCCATGGTTCCGGTAATGATTAAAAAGGACGAACTAGAACTTTTAATTGTCTGTTTTAATATTACCGAACGTAAAAAAGCACAACGGGAAGTTGAACGGCTAAACATTGAAAACAGTACAGAAAAAATCAATCAGCAAAAGATTATTTCGAGTAAAATTGTAGAAAATCAGGAAAACGAACAAAACCGTATTGCCAAAGAAATTCATGACGGGATAGGGCAGATGCTGACCGGATTAAAATTTAGCCTGGAGAGTATTAACCTGGATGATAAAGAGAAATCTGCTCAGAAAATTGAATATCTGAAGAAACTTTCACTCGATATTATAAAAGGTGTCCGAACTGCAACTTTTAATTTGATGCCACCCGAATTAAGTGACCACGGAATCGTTTCTTCAATCGCAAAACTCACGCAGGAACTTTCCAAGTTGACAGGAAAAGAAATTCTTTTTTACAATAAAACCGACTTTGACCAGCGCTTAGATTCTTTGATTGAAATAAATATTTACCGCCTGACTCAGGAAGCGATCAATAATGCGATAAAATATGCAGAATCAACACACATTATTGTCCAGCTTTCCCACAGTGAAACTTTATTAAGCATTATCATTGACGATAACGGAAAAGGCTTTGACAAGACAGCGGTTGAAAAAAAGCGAAACAGTGAATCCGGAATGGGATTATTGTTTATGAACGAGAGAATTCAGTATATCAACGGGCGTGTATTTATAAATTCGATTCCGGGAGAAGGAACCAGGATTACGTTTAATATTCCGATTTCTAAATTATAAAATTAGATAATTTGGAAATTTAGAAATGTGTCAATTAGACAATTTAATTCAGAATAAACTTTTATAAAAAATGAAGTTTGTATTCTTAGTTTAATTCTTAGCAAACTTTGCGGTTAAAATTAAATCCGCTAATCTTCAAAATCTGTCTTAGAATAAAATCCATTTTATTTATCTTTACTTTTTAAAATTAATATCAATGGAATCCAAAGGCTGCCTTCTAAAATATTCTATTATTGCAGGATTTTTGGTGTCACTTATTTTTCCGGTATTAATTTTTTCGAAAAGCCTTTTTATCGATTTATGTATTCAGATATGTGATTTCGGCTTATTTTGGAATCCAATCTTTTCGGGAATTCTTTTTCCTTTATTTATAGCTTTTCTTTTCTGGCATTCAGCAAATAAACTGAGCTTTTCATTAAATCAAATCTCCTATTTTAAAGCTTGCTCCCAATTTTCTTTTGGGATTAGTTCAAAACTTATTATAGCTCTTTTTACACTTTATATAATTGGACAATTCGTTAATGGATTATCAGTTGTATTAAAATCACAGATTCCATATATTGTTGCATTTTCGTTACTAATGATTCTTTTTTTATC
The Flavobacterium flavigenum genome window above contains:
- a CDS encoding DUF1508 domain-containing protein, with amino-acid sequence MGAFVISRRFNDEYKFVFTSRKGKVIFTSLSYELKFECEEDIEKFKLNTEQAKFLKFKGSGGKYFFKLMLGDVHFATSRKYTTELLLQKGIKEIVLYASKAEILDFSSNESIFEDEVVMEVMEEE
- a CDS encoding PG1828 family lipoprotein, producing MKKVFLSLAVVAVLTVVSCKKADAAADATATDSSAVAVDSAAAVVDSAAATVDSAAATVDSAAAKVEEAAKEVKK
- a CDS encoding 3-deoxy-D-manno-octulosonic acid transferase, whose protein sequence is MLFLYNLIIIITGFFLKIAALFSPKMKLFVDGRKNVFALLKEKINPEDKTIWFHSASLGEYEQGLPVIEKIKEKYPAHKIIVTFFSPSGYEVRKNNNVADITIYLPLDTKSNAKQFLKLVHPEFAFFIKYEFWLNYLNELKKLKTPTYLISGIFRDNQMFFKWYGGFYRKALETFTYFFVQNENSKVKIETIGFQNVIVSGDTRFDRVNAILERDNSLEFVEAFKNNQPTIIIGSSWAKDETILIEYINKAATSVKFIIAPHNIKAEQIENLKKAITKQTVLFSEKENKNLADYNVFIIDTVGLLTKIYSYGTIAYVGGGFGNPGIHNILEPATFGIPIVIGPNYSKFAEAIELVNLGGCMVVSDKEELKQIFDGLLSDQNFLSEKGKICRSYIQNNKGATSTIINTIS
- a CDS encoding DegT/DnrJ/EryC1/StrS family aminotransferase; translation: MKKIQMVDLKGQYEKIKSTVDASIQEVLDTNTYINGPLVHQFQKNLEDYLGVKHVIPCANGTDALQIAMMGLDLKPGDEVITADFTFAATVEVIALLQLTPVLVDVDLHNMNIDIDAVKKAITPKTKAIVPVHLFGRAANMDAIMEIAAEHNLYVIEDNAQAIGADYISKSGAKSKVGAIGHVAATSFFPSKNLGCYGDGGAIFTNDDKLAHIIRGIVNHGMYERYHHDVVGVNSRLDSIQAGVLNAKLPLLDEYNAARRLAASKYNAAFAGNEKIVAPEFDANENNHVFHQYVLRILNADRNALMQHLLDKGIPCAIYYPIPLHSQKAYADSRYKEEQFPVTNQLVKEVIALPMHTELDDEQIKFITDSVLEFLAK
- a CDS encoding META domain-containing protein, which produces MKKYFNIFIAFCFLYSCKSALPKDSNSDTAYANSLEEDFTNYFKTNGNEPFWELKIGREKILFTSLIQGKENLSFSSVKPIKTMDANIKTYKASNGESSIIVSIQQIECQNSMSAIISPYKVSIEIKNSTETTFQKIEGCGKYITDYRLHDIWVLEELKGNKVFAADFQKELPRLEIYAEENRFIGFSGCNSISGSLFFEKDLLRFNNIVSTLMACPEKNNKEDKFIKALQSTTSYSIKNNRLSLSSPSGKLLVFKKVD
- the nirB gene encoding nitrite reductase large subunit NirB gives rise to the protein MIKVIVVGNGMVGYKFCEKFIAKSGQENYQITVFGEEPRRAYDRVHLSEYFGGKTADDLSLSTSEWYADNNITLNTSELVTDINREEKTIHTHLEKTHKYDYLVLATGSSAFVPPIDGVEKEGVFVYRTIEDLDAIMSYAKKIKQKGATEAAVLGGGLLGLEAAKAVRDLGLNPHVVEFAPRLMPRQLDKGASDMLQSKIEELNIGIHLNKATQYIDGKERITGMMFADDELLKVDMLVISAGIKPRDELARVSGLEVGLRGGVVVNNQMQTSDPSIFAIGEVALYNQNIYGLVAPGYEMADVAAEQILNGSGSKTMRETIDMSTQLKLIGVEVASFGDPFIENDEVTAIIYENKLSGIYKRINVTKDSKTLLGGILVGDSSDYNSLFQIYNNAMALPKNPEDLILGSRDGSESSAVGAMDLPDTAVICSCENVTKGAICCSILDETCSSFSDVVKLTKATSGCGGCKPMVSDLVKAAQKSMGKEVKDVICEHFNYTRQELFDLVKINKYNNFYDVIDHHGKGDGCEVCKPVIASIFSSIYNDTANKHVTTQDTNDRFLANIQRNGTYSVVPRVAGGEITAEKLIVIGEVAKQFDLYTKITGAQRVDLFGAHLDDLPKIWKVLIDNGFESGHAYGKSLRAVKSCVGNAWCRYGMDDSAGFAIELENRYKGIRSPHKLKGGVSACIRECAEARGKDFGLIAVEGGWNLYIAGNGGANPKHAVLLAEQIDKETVIKYMDRFLMYYIRTAGPLIRTSTWLEKLDGGLDYLKEVIIEDSLGICETLEAEMQTLVNTFECEWKQVLEKPRLLKRFSHFVNSDEKDDNIAFVPLRDQKMPKAWS
- the nirD gene encoding nitrite reductase small subunit NirD; this encodes MEEILNQYETVHPSDAKIWFKAGNVSDFPTNRGGCIKYKNKQIAVFNFARRNEWYACQNACPHKMEMVLSRGMTGSADDIPKIACPMHKKTFSLVDGSNLNGDDLKIATYPVKIVEDEVFVGFLD
- a CDS encoding DUF4202 domain-containing protein, which codes for MNTPFQKASEWIDAENAQDPNIEVDHNTEYPKELLYSNRMYEKLMQFCPEASEEVQIASKAQHICRWKVARESYPMDRVGYLRWREDLKKFHAKTTAEILERAGYEQTFIDRVSFLIEKKLLKKDAETQLLEDVICLVFLDYYLEPFVEKHDDEKLKNIIKKTWDKMSERGHQEALKINYSEENLKLIKASLGL